GCGCTGGCGCAAATCCGCCCAGTCATGAAAGCGCTCCAGTATCCATGCTGCCTGGCCCATTGGGTTATCCGCTGCAGCCCAGGCAATCGACTGTGGCTTGCTCATCTGTACCGCTGCATAACCGCTGTAGGCCCGCTGGGCGGCTTCGGCCTGGCGCTGCCAATTGAGCTCAGCGTCGTCTCGCGGTGGTGTCAGCGAGCGAAAGCCCAGCATGTTCAAATGAATCGCTTCGACATGCTCGCCATGGTCCAGGCCAAGCCAGGACGTGACGATGGAGCCCCAATCGCCGCCCTGAGCCCAATAGCGCGGGTAGCCAAGTACCTCAGTCATCAACTTGTTCCACAGGATCGCCGTCTGACGCTGGCTGAAGACCCCTGGTGGTTTGCCGCTGAAACCGAAGCCCGGCAAGCTTGGGATGATGAGATCGAAGGCCTGATCGGCACTGCCACCATGGCGTGACGGAAAGGCCAGCGGTTCGATGACGTCCCAAAATTCCAGATGCGAGCCCGGCCAGCCATGGGTCAACAGCAATGGCCGACGACCTTCGGCTTCGCCTTTGACATGGACGAAATGCACCTCCAGGCCGTCGATCTCGGCGATGAATTGCGGGTAACGATTAAGCCGGTCCTGGCAGGCCTGCCAATCGAACGACTCAAGCCAGTGGCGTTGCAGTCGATGCAAAAATTCACTGTCACAGCCCAGTGTCCAACCAGTACCGGCTGGAGCCGGGGGTAACCGACAGTCCTCGACCTTGCGCATCACCCGCGCGATGTCGGCATCGGTCCATTGCACTTCGAAGGCGTTCATATCAGCTCCAGGTCCAGTTCGGATCGCGCTTTTCCATTTGGGCACGCCGCGCTTCAGTCGAATCGTTGTAGCGCGTCACGCGGCCGGTGTAATCCTGTTCGATACGATAACCTTCCTTGAGCCCCAGGTCCTCGACCCGTGTCAGCGATTCCTTGGCCAGGCGCAGGCCGATTGGACTGTTGCGGGCGATACTGGTGGCCAGACCGAGGGCTGCGTCCATCAATTTCTCCGGTGCAACGACCTCCTCGACAGCACCCAATCGATAGAACTCTTGCGCCGGAACCGCCTCGCCCGTGAAAAACATCTTGCGCGTCTTGAAAGGCCCGACCAGCCGCTGCAAGTGGCGAGCACCACCCAGCACACCGACCTTGATTTCCGGAACGGAGAAGGTGGCGTTCTCGGATGCAATTATCAGATCGCAGCACGCCACCAGCACCAGCCCGGCACCAATAGCCTTGCCATTGACTGCCGCGATGACCGGCAGCGGACAATCGAGAATGGACCAGAAGCATTCGCGTACTACCGCACCCGGATCGAGCAGATCGATGGTGGTGTCGCCTTCGGCTGGTGTTCGGGCATGCCGGCGCGCCGAGTCATTGAGGTCGATCCCGGCACAAAACAGCCGGTCGCCGGGTGCAGTCAACACAATCACACTGGCTTCGGTGGACCGTGCCAAGGCATTGAAAGTGGCGGTTATCTCCCGGATGGCTACCGAATCGAGCGCATTGACCGGCGCACGGTCAAGGGTCACGACAGCAACTCGATCGCGAATTTCGGTGTG
The Pseudomonas sp. MYb327 DNA segment above includes these coding regions:
- a CDS encoding epoxide hydrolase family protein; amino-acid sequence: MNAFEVQWTDADIARVMRKVEDCRLPPAPAGTGWTLGCDSEFLHRLQRHWLESFDWQACQDRLNRYPQFIAEIDGLEVHFVHVKGEAEGRRPLLLTHGWPGSHLEFWDVIEPLAFPSRHGGSADQAFDLIIPSLPGFGFSGKPPGVFSQRQTAILWNKLMTEVLGYPRYWAQGGDWGSIVTSWLGLDHGEHVEAIHLNMLGFRSLTPPRDDAELNWQRQAEAAQRAYSGYAAVQMSKPQSIAWAAADNPMGQAAWILERFHDWADLRQRSFEQVFDLDTLLSNIVLYVMTGSFTSALWYYPGVVKDGFTLLPAGVRCETPTTFAEYSGDALTPVAPRSRIELVYNLADMTSLPEGGHFAAMEVPELFVNDIRRWGASVVTRR
- a CDS encoding enoyl-CoA hydratase-related protein → MSTTVTGTPMQHVHTEIRDRVAVVTLDRAPVNALDSVAIREITATFNALARSTEASVIVLTAPGDRLFCAGIDLNDSARRHARTPAEGDTTIDLLDPGAVVRECFWSILDCPLPVIAAVNGKAIGAGLVLVACCDLIIASENATFSVPEIKVGVLGGARHLQRLVGPFKTRKMFFTGEAVPAQEFYRLGAVEEVVAPEKLMDAALGLATSIARNSPIGLRLAKESLTRVEDLGLKEGYRIEQDYTGRVTRYNDSTEARRAQMEKRDPNWTWS